TGTAGCTTGTACCATTTGGCTGTACTTGTTTGAAATTGCTTCTTGAAGTTTGCTGCAATTTGTAGAGTTTTATTCTCAGTTTTGGTTGGTAGGTGTAGTTTGCTGAAACAATATTTAGTTTTATTTCTGTTTGCTGGAGTTAATAAGTTTAACATGGAAATTACGTAATGAAATACTGATTATTTAGTTTCAGAACTGCTGGGTTGTTTTTATTTTGCTTAGGTGGAATTTTTGTTGTAGCATCACCTGAGTTATTTCTTTTTACTGAAAAACACTAGTGTGAGATTTTGTCTATTTACATATAGTCTACATGGTTACTGCTAACTCATAGTTTGATGTAGATTCTATCAAAGATGGAGATAAAGTAGCTCTTCAATCACTTCAATAGCTCAGAGTATGCAGGTTGTGAAAGTTTAAATTGGATGCCTTGAATCCAAAATCTAGTTGAAGATGGAAGAGAAGCATTCCCTTGACTCAAAATTTGGTGAACATATTTCCCTTCACTTAAGTGCCGTATCACTCAAGCATTCCCTCCAGGCAGCTCCAACATGGGTTGACATGAAATCAGTATTGCGCAAATGACAGCTAACACGGGATAAGGCAAAGCTCTCTCGTTCCTAGAAGCAGTATTAGTCTGTGATGGTTCCTTTTATGTTAGTAGTACAGTTTAGCCATGTAATGCATACTCCAAATTGACTTCCAGCCTTTTGATTTTGATGATATAAAAAGCCTTTGATTTTGATTTTGTTGTTTCCTCAATAGATGTTCCTTGTGTATCGATTAATCTAATGTAGTATCACTAATCCATAAACAACATATGTCACCCAAACGCTAAACAAAATTTGTGATTTTTCAACGCTAGCTATATTTACTATTCCGATCACATCTTATTTTACAAGATTTTCAAAAATTTTGCTTCCTCTGTATAGTTGGTTCACAATGATGTACATGTAAAAAATTCAACTGGATTCGACAACGTTCGTAGCTCGATCGAAGCGGTCAACCCTAATTCAACGTCATTTATCACACGGAAACGTTGCTACATACCCCTCCGTGACCTATTTTGGTCGATTCTTCCACACACTAAACTCTCACATAGATGAGACATAACCATCCATGTAAAAATTTAGAGACGTTTACATCCCGACGATAGGGTTTCCTATAAGGTAGATTAAGCGTAAAAAGAGTTGACCTCTATTATCGGGACCCGGACTTCACCAGAAACACGTGATTTTTCAACCACAGTCGTATTTCGCTATACTGGTCACATCCTATTTCACAAGAGTTCTGCAAATTTCGCTTCCTGTATAAAGTTGGTTCACAATGTTGTTTACTTGCATAAAATCCACTAAACACGTTATACCTCATTAATAGGCACGTTGTGATTCTAATGATTAAAATCACAAAATGAAAAATTGACCGTCCAATATGACCGTTATAATGAAACATGACCATGGTAAAAAATTCAACTGGATTCGGTAACGTTCGGGGCTCGATTGAAGCGGCCAACCCTATTTACGCTTATACTTCCCTATGGAGACCCCTATCATCCGAAGGTGAACGTTGCTAAATTTTTACATGGGTGGTTACATATCATCAATGTGAGAGTTTTGTGTGTGGAAGAATCAACCAAACTAGGTCATGTAGGGGTAGGTAAACGCGTTTTCGTGTAATAAGTGACATTGATTTAAGGTTGACCACGTCGATCGAGAGCCAAACGTTATCAAAAATAGATGAATTTTTTTCCTTAGCCGTATTTAAGTACGCTGATCATATCAGACGGTTAAATTTTAATTTGGTAAAATTTAGCCATTGGAACCACAACGTGGCTACTAATGTGGTATAACTTGTTTAGTAGGTTATATGCAAGTGTACATTTTTGTGAACTAACTACACAGAGGAAGCAATATTTTAAAAAATCATGTGAAATAGGATGTGATATGTATGGTGAAATACAACTATGGTTGAAAAATCACATATTTCCGGTAACGTTTGGTCCCCGATAGAAGCGGTCAACCCTAGTTACGCTATGCTTCCTTATGGAGAGCCCTATCGTTGGGAGGTGAACGTCTCTAAATTTTTACATGGGTGGTTACAATTCATCAATGTGAGAGTTTTTTGTGTGGAAGAATCAACCAAACTAGGTCATGTAGGGGTAGGTAAGAGCGTTTTTGTGTAATAAGTGACGTTAGTTTAAGGTTGACCGCGTCGATCAAGAGACAAACGTTATCGAAAAAGGTGAATTTTTTTCTTTTGCCGTATTTAAGTACGCTGATCATATCAGATGGTTAAATTTTAATTTTATGAAATTTAGCCAGTAGAATCACAACGTGCCTACTAATGTGGTATAATTTGTTTAGTAGGTTATATGCAAGTGTATATTTTTGTGAACAAACTATACGGAGGAAGCTATATTTTCAAAAATCTTGTGAAATAGGATGTGATATGTATGGTAAAATACAGCTATGGTTGAAAAATCATATATTTCCGATAAGGTTTGGTCCCCAATAGAAGACACATTGTGATTAGAGGTCATAAATGTGTGAAAATAAAAATCTCACCGTCTGATAAAGTCATTGTAATTAAATAGGTCAACTGAAAAAAAAAATCACCTCATTTCAGATTAGTTAGGCCCCCCATCGAATCGGTCAACATTAATCTAACTTTTTTTTTACACGATACGCGATTGACCTACATCGTGGGTGATATCTTTTTTCCTTTTTTCGAACCTAAAACTCGTACAAATGAGATTTAAGAACCCATTAATTTTTTTTGTTAAATTAACCCTCCGGTTGGTAGGCTCCCTTTATGAGCGCCCAAACGTATTTAGAGTTAACCGCATTTATCGGGAATCAAACTATACCGAAAGTTTGTGATTTTTCACCCATATCCATATTTCCAAGTACAGAAATTGAAGTTTCACCGTTGAGAGAAAATGAGAGAATAGATAATATGTTATTAACATCACCATAATCTTAAAATAATTCATATAAGCTAAATTTCTCAAATTTTTTTTCTTTTGTGCATATTGAGTGCATCTCAATGATACGATATAAAATTACAAAGATTTTTTCGGACATACGAGCTATATATTTTAATTTACGAAAGATTAGAGATTATTTTAAAAATTATTTAATTCTAGATAATTTATTTCACCCTATACCTCATTCCTCATATAATCTGTATTTTTCTAATGATTTAATAGATTTATTTTGATTATAAAATTAAGAAAATCGCTTGAAAAAGATTTATTAATTTAAGCCTTAAATTAATTATACAAACGTTTAGATTGAAAAGTTTTAATCACTGAAGTTAAACATTTATTTCCAAAAAAGAGTTCGACTGGCAGAGAAAGAAGCAGAGGGAAAAAGAGAGATGGATTATGCAAGAAGGAAAAATCGAACACTTGACCTCCTACAACTCAACAACTGTCTCATCCACTAGGCCACGAAATATTGTTTGTTATACCTGTATAAACTACTCTACATATCTAGGCTTGTTTAAATCCAAAACTTCGAGTTCCATGACTTCCATCATCTCCTTTCTTCTTCTTCTTCCTTCTGCTCTTCAACTTTTCTCCAAGCTCCATCGTTTGATCTGCATCAACTTAATTATCTGATATACATCACCATTTTGATCTGCATCTTCATCATTAATTCAACTTCAAAAATTCCAGATCTTGTACCGAAATTCCGATATACCGATTCCGTCGGTAACTGACTCCGACGGTTCGGCATCGACTGCAAATTTCTGAAACGGATCGGAGATTGGTTAGTTTCGGTTGATGAGAATTAGTTTCTCTCTCCTTTCTCTCCCCCACAGTCCCTCACTCGCCTACTAAAAACCCCAATCTGCAAATTGATCCACGCATCAAAATGGACGGTGGAGATGCCGGGTGCGCTGTATAATTTTCGGTTAAACATTGTCTCAAAATCTTATAGTTTTACAAAATTGGATTCCAATATAGATTGTTTACTCAACTCATTTTCTGATAATACAAACGCATCTAAATCTATGTAATGTGTAGACATTTATGCTTAATTTGCAGAACTAAACCTGGTAGTTGTAATTAGACATTTATGTAATGTGCTAAAGCCACATTAATGTAGACATTTGAGACTTCTCCTTCAAGTAACTATCAGCCCAAAAATGTTCTAACATAAACTTCCACCAAACAAATCTGCCGAGCCACGTGGCATCTTCTCTTTCACTTACCTACTGTGTACAGCGTACTGTTGCAACTAAAGTACAACCTACGACGTCGTTTAGGACTAGTAGTCTGACACTAACTCCTCAAACTCGAGTTTGCCGGACTCACTTTCCAACATCTCTCTTTTTTTGCTCCCAAGTACAGAGAGAGAGAGAGAGATGGCCTTGGTCTCAGCTGTGAGAGGCGGCCGGCTACCGTCATCATTACATCATCATCACCATCATCTGGGTTCATCGTCGTCTTCATCACTAGGTAGTTGGAGTTCGTTAAGACCATGGAAGCAGTTGAAATCTAGCTCAAGCTCAAAGGGGTTCACTCTCTTGGCTCGTTACTCACAAGCACAGGACCTTTTCACTTCTCGCCTTCAAGGTACTCTATTTTCTTATCCAATTTCAGTTTAGGCGTAGTAGTTTGATTTGGGTTTTCTAATTGGATTTTATTCTTCTTCATAGTGTTGTTTATGTATATAGAAATAGACCCAAAAGAAGTAGACTATTACGTAGGCAGTAGTTCTTTTAAAGTTTTGAATTTGATGCGATGAACTGGTTAAAGTCTTGTTTTTTGAGGAGGTGATCGATCATTCCTCTGTCGGTTTTGTTATGTGTAGTTGTACATTAGGAGGCTAGTTCTTCGGAAGAGCCAAAGGCTGATACAGTAGGACTCGAAAACGATATGCAACCACCAGTTGGTACTGCCACGGTCATCCAAATGATAGATGTTGCCTATAGCCTATAGGAAGTCCGTTATCCGCAAAAGAATCGAAATCCAGGCCTGAGAAAAAGCCATATATTTGTCCCTCCCCTCGGAATCTATCCAGATTACATTGTGGGACGGCTCCAGTGGACATGTCAAGGAGGTTTCCAAGAGTGTGGTTTTGGATGCTTTGAGGCCTTAGGAGTGTCACTCTGAGGTTAAGCTGTTCTTATTTGAAGGTGATAAAGGTTGGGAGCCTTTCAGGGTGTTCAAGCACTAAATGAGCTTGGCAATTCGATCCTTGATGTTGACACAGGTGTTGGATTCATAGGTAAAGGGACCTTATGCTCAGGTGAGAAGGTGAGTTTATGGGCTAGAGATAAAGAAGATGTTGCAGTAATGAGCAGTGACAGTCTACTCCAATTCTTCAAAGACAAAGTTGAAGCTTTCCATTAGCATTTTCTTTTCCCTGATTTGCATAGCCTTTTCTGACCCAAACCAGATTTACCAATGATCTCTCCAATGTAACAAATGTTCATTGTTAAGGAACATATGTAACACATACACATACGATGTGAATTGGAGTATTTTTGCTTAGGCTATTTCGGTTAAAGTTTCATTTCCCATCAAATTAAGTTTTCTAGTCCTGGTACTAGTTTGTCAGTATAAGTACATGGAGAAGAATAAATTGACTTATATAGTCTTCCAAGAATTATATAGAGATCCCTGAAATTTACCAAGCTCTTGTCATATCTATCATGATAAGCTTCAGAATCACTTCCATATGTCGTAGCGGGTATTGATTGACTCATTCATGATCACTTTATGGCAGTAGACTAGTAGCTATAAATATAGAGAAAAAAAAATTAAACTGAAGTATACCTGTAATCAACTTCATTCCTGATCACTTTATTGATTTAAGCTGAAGCTTGGATATATTTGCTATTATCAGATCGAATCGAAAACTTGCCTAAGCTGGTGGAGGATATTCTCCAGACATCATTAAGTACTGGCCCACGTGGCGCCCTAAGGATGGCTCAAGGTATTCAAGCATTTATTGGTGTTGGTGGGGAGTGGCTTACTGAGGCATCAAGGGTAACGAGAACTTTTCTTCATTGTGATACTTTCTTTGTTTTTATTGCAAAATTTGTTTCTTGTGAAGCATATCAATTTTTTAATTGTAATATGTAATTGTGTGTCTAAGCAATATGCAAATGTATAAGTTTTTCCTGATGATATGTTCTCAAGCAAGTAAATAGTAGAGTTCATCTCAAATCTGTGTTTGATTGTTGGTAATGCTTGTTATCTAACACCTTGCACAGCTTGTAAATTCTAAGCACATTCTCTTGCTTAAAAAGTCCGAGAAAATGAAAAGAATAAATGGGTAGTGGCGCCTAGTATATGATGAATGCTTTGTTACTTAAGTTTGTGTCTAGTTTTTTTTTTTTTTTCTTTTTTTTCTTTTTTGGCTGATATATGCTTGAGTTGGTATGGGTAGATCTTGCACCTGAATAAGTGAAACTATCATAACTAAACTTATAATCACCTTACTGTTTGTTTGTAGTCAGCAAATTCATCTACTGGCTTACCAACCCAATTGCAGCTTGGATTGCTCTCCCCGCTTTACTTGAGGAGATTGTTTGAGCGCATGGGAGCAACATATATTAAATTGGGCCAGGTAAGTCTTGTTTGTATTCCTGCTTTCTGATGGCAAGCAAATAGCTCAAAGTGGTCATTTGGTACCCTTTCAATGTATCAGTACGGCCACACCATAAGTTTAGTTATTAACTTAATATAATATTATCTTATTATTTTGCTGATCTTCACTGTCTTTCTTCATGTAATGTACATAATCACTAACTTTTCGCTTACTGGCAATTGGTAGTTCATTGCTTCCGCACCAACATTGTTCCCAGCAGACTATGTTGAGGAATTTCAGAACTGCTTTGACAGAGCTCCTGCAATACCCTTTGCGGAGATTCAACAAATATTGCGTCAGGAATTGGGGAGACCAATTGAAAGTGTATTTGAGTATGTTGACCAGACTCCAATTGCTTCGGCCTCAATAGCACAAGTTTGTTCTCTTCCTTTCCATCCTCACATTTTGTTTAGTCCATTCTTTTGCTTCGCGGTAAGAGTTGTGCCTCATTTTGACTAGGTTCATGGTGCAAGGCTAAGAGGGACTCAAGAAGATGTGGTAATAAAGGTGTTGAAACCTGGAATAGAAGATATGTTGGTTGCAGATCTGAATTTTATTTACATTGTTGCTCGCATTTTGGAGTTCTTGAGTCCTGACATAAGCCGTGCTTCCCTGGTATGTTAGACGGAAATCTCTTTATTTGCAGTTAATGACCAATGGCTGAAAACTATATACATACTTCATAGTTAGATACTCAGAGAAATCACTTGGCATCTCCTTACTTGCAAATTATATTTAATCATAACAGGAAAGGTTCATCAAATGATCTAATGATATATGACATAGTTTAGTGTGATGCCCCAGCATCTTTGGTTCTTCTTGTTCTACTTTTCTTCTTCATTACTGAAATAGAAATAATATTCTCTGTCTTGTTCGTAGTTTTATATGTATGTTGGGGTCTTGGGGAAGTCATTGTGGATAGGTTTTTCCATAGTTAGTAATCTGTTCATATTTTCAGTAGGTTGGTATCGTGAAGGACATACGGGAGTCTATGCTTGAAGAGGTTGATTTCTACAAGGAGGCTGCAAATATTGAGTCCTTTAGAAGATATTTAGAAGCCATGGGACTCACAAGGCAGGCTACAGCTCCAAGAGTGTATCACCAATGCAGCACAAAACGAATTTTAACCATGGAGAGGCTATATGGAGTTCCTCTTACTGACTTAGACTCTATAAGTTCACTTGTATCTAGTCCAGAGGCCAGTCTCATAACTGCCCTTAATGTGTGGTAGGCCTTGAATATTTCATCCACAATATATTTATTGAAGTTTTATATCTCTGATCCAACACTCACCAAAATGAAAAAAGTTTGATTGTCTCTTGGTTAATGCAGGTTTGGCAGTTTGCTTGCCTGTGAAAGCTTCCATGCAGATGTGCATGCTGGAAATCTGTGGTTGTTGCGTGATGGCCGCATTGGGTTTCTTGATTTTGGTATGTCCTCATCCATCACATTTACCAGTGGCTTAGTTTTCATAGGTGATTGATGTCAGCAT
Above is a window of Fragaria vesca subsp. vesca linkage group LG7, FraVesHawaii_1.0, whole genome shotgun sequence DNA encoding:
- the LOC101291774 gene encoding uncharacterized aarF domain-containing protein kinase At5g05200, chloroplastic-like; translated protein: MALVSAVRGGRLPSSLHHHHHHLGSSSSSSLGSWSSLRPWKQLKSSSSSKGFTLLARYSQAQDLFTSRLQDRIENLPKLVEDILQTSLSTGPRGALRMAQGIQAFIGVGGEWLTEASRSANSSTGLPTQLQLGLLSPLYLRRLFERMGATYIKLGQFIASAPTLFPADYVEEFQNCFDRAPAIPFAEIQQILRQELGRPIESVFEYVDQTPIASASIAQVHGARLRGTQEDVVIKVLKPGIEDMLVADLNFIYIVARILEFLSPDISRASLVGIVKDIRESMLEEVDFYKEAANIESFRRYLEAMGLTRQATAPRVYHQCSTKRILTMERLYGVPLTDLDSISSLVSSPEASLITALNVWFGSLLACESFHADVHAGNLWLLRDGRIGFLDFGIVGRIDPQTWAAMETFLASIATEEYESMASALIQMGATDTNVDAKAFASDLEKMFSSMKELDTEIVIATAREPSTNATAVSANVVVDERQMNALFLDVVRVSESYGLKFPREFALLLKQLLYFDRYTRLLAPNLNMLQDQRITIASNRRSNYRDNFS